The region GCTATGAATAGGGCTTGTATGCTTACATTCACTATATTAATGGCAGGGACTCAGCCTCCAGCAATTGCAAGTTTTTTTGATTCATCTGGTTTTGAACATTTGGATGATGATTTGCTTGCGCTGGTGTCAGGACAGGATCGTTCATTTCAAACAAAAGCAGATTTATATCGGGCTGATAGGATGCAAAGGATGACTCCGCAGAGTTTTCCAGTGGCTGCACAGAATAATCAAGAGAGTTTGAAATTATTTAATAGTGTATTTCAGCTTAATGAAAAAGGACAACTTAGCCTACAGATTCAACAGGATCTGGTTTCAATCAAGGTGATTGAATGCTCTTTAAGTATTAACGGACTATCAGATCTGGGAAATTCTTTGACTGAGCAAATCAAATTTCATTAATAGATCATCATAAAAAAAAACGCCCCGAAGGGCGTTTTTTTATAAGTTCAATTATGCAGATTTAGCTTCTTTTGCAGAGGCTAACATCGAACCAGTTTCTTCAAAGTTTGCATGCCAGCTTAACGCTTCATTTAGAAGGTGAGGTGTCTGACCGCCGCGTACACATGCACGATCAAAGTAGTCATTTAATGCATCTTTGTACATTGGGTGTACACAGTTGTCGATGATGGCACGAGCACGCTCACGCGGTGCTAAACCACGAAGGTCAGCTAGACCTTGTTCAGTTACAAGAACGTCTACGTCATGGCCAGTATGGTCAACGTGAGATGCCATTGGAACGACAGATGAGATGTCGCCGCCTTTAGCAATTGACTTGGTTACGAAGATCGCAATGTGCGCATTACGTGCGAAGTCACCTGAACCACCAATACCGTTCATCATTTTGCTACCACATACGTGAGTAGAGTTCACGTTACCGTAGATATCAAACTCAAGCGCAGTGTTGATACCGATGATACCTAAACGACGGACCAGTTCAGGATGGTTAGAGATTTCTTGTGGACGTAATACAAGTTTGTCTTTGTATTGCTCAAGATTATTAAATACTTTCTCGCCATATTTCGCAGAAAGCGTAATTGATGAACCAGAAGCAAATTTCATTTTGCCTGCATCGATCAATTCAAAAGTACAGTCTTGCAGTACTTCTGAGTACATGATCAGGTCTTCAAAATTAGATTCTTTCAGACCAGTCAATACGGCATTTGCAATCGAACCGATACCTGCCTGAAGTGGGCCTAAGTTTTTCGGTAAACGTTCTGCTGCTACTTCTTTTTCGAAGAAAGCAATCAGGTGGTTGGCAATAGATTGAGTCTCATCATCCGGAGCTGTTACTGTAGATGGAGAATCGTGGTATTCACCATTAAATACGATACCAACAATTTTCGCTGGATCGATGTTGATGGCATGTGTACCGATACGCTCATCCACTTTAGTCAATGGAATCGCTTGACGTGTTGGACGATAAGTCGGGATATAGATGTCGTGTAAGCCTTCAAAAGCTGGGCTTAAGTTGGTATTGATTTCTACAATCACTTTTTCTGCAAAAATTGCAAAGCTTGCAGAGTTACCAACTGAAGTTGTAGGAATAATGCCGCCGTCTTCAGTAATCGCAACAGCTTCAATCACTGCTACATCTGGTTTTTTCAGCTGCTGGTTACGCATCTGTTCAACAGTTTCAGACAAATGCTGATCGATGAACATGACTTCACCCTTGTTGATTGCTTTACGCAGGGTGCTGTCCACCTGGAATGGCAAACGACGTGCCAATACACCAGCTTCTGTTAATTGCTTGTCCAGGTCATTCCCTAGAGAAGCACCAGTAATTAGAGTAATCTTTAATGGGTTCGCTTTTGCCTGCTGTACCAGAGCCAGTGGGACCGCTTTTGCTTCACCTGCACGAGTGAAGCCACTCATACCTACAGTCATGCCATCTTCGATGAACTGAGCGGCCTGTTCTGCGCTCATTACCTTATTGTGTAGGGATGCTAAACGGATACGGTCTAAAGACATTTGAACTCTCTTAAATTCCTGAATACTGATACGGATTGTACCGATCAAAAAAAGTATTTTGCATAGGTGTTAGGCTAAGGTCTAATTTTTTATCCAAATAGTGGTATAAAAATATATGATGATTTTTAAGCTATTGAATAATATATAATTCATATAAATAAGGAATTAAATCCTAAAAATTAAATGTTTAAATATTAATCTATTCTTAAAAGTGACCCGTAATAGTTTGTCGGATTTTGTCTAGAGTGGTCGGGGGTGCAGTTTGTTCCGGTTCTGCATGATGAATTGGTAGGGAAATCATGGCTTCCAATCCTCCTTCAGGTCGATTATGAATGTATAGTTCACCAGCATGAATATCGACAATCCGTTTTACAATGGCGAGTCCCAAGCCGCTACCCTGAACAGTACGAGCGGAATTACCTCGTACAAAAGGCTGCATGAGATCTTCAATTTGATCCTCTGGAATGCCTTCACCATGATCGGCAACTTTAATGAATAACTGATCCTGTTCAATCTGGGCAGAGAGTTCAACTGGCTCTGCACCATAGCGTTTTGAGTTATTGATCAAGTTACCAATCAATCGTTTAAGCGACATACTACGGGCTTGAATCAGTGGTAATTCCTGAGGTGTAAAACGAATATCCAGAGGCTTAAACTGGGTAACCAGTTCCTGGAGTAGCGCATTGACATTGGTTTCTTGTGGCTCCTCATCGGAACCATCCCGCATGAAGGAAATAAACTGATTCAGGATGGCATCCATATCCTCGACATCATAAATCAGACCTTCTTTGAGGAAATCCTCATCTGGCATCATCTCGGCACTCAGACGGATGCGGGTCAGAGGCGTTCGTAAATCATGGGAAATACCCGCAAGCATAATCCGGCGTTCACGCTCGGTCTGTTCTAGGGTATAAATCATATGATTAAAGGCATGGTTCACTTGACGGATTTCAAGCGGACCATGATTGGTATCTAAGTAGGGTGCAGAACCAGTTTCGCTATAGCTGTTTGCAGCTTCCTGTAAGCGGCGAAGAGGACGATTCAGCTGACGGACTAAAGTCAAAATAATAATGCCCGCAATCAGTGGCGTACCGAGTAACCAGGCAAAGATCAGTTCAGGACTGTAATTGGCATACGTTTTTAAGGGTTCACGAACCCAATGACCATTCATTTCAGGCGTTTGAATCCAGATCTGTGGACTAGGCTTAAACTGGAAATACACTGTTGCCCGATCTATGCGAAGTTCTTTCGCCAGCTTTTCCTCAATTTTGCTGGTAAAAAATTCGGCAATCACCTTTTCACGAATATTGGGATATTGTTTAGGGTCGGTAATGTACTCAATCCCGATACGGTTTTTTAGATAGGTATCAATATCGACTTCCTGGTCATGGTGAAACATGCGCAGGTCTGGATTATTTAGAATCTCAAGTTCTACGGCAAGATAACGCGCGTGTTGCTGAATTTCTGGCAAATAAAGCGTTCGCCAGAAAAACCAGATCGACATAACCAGGCTGAACAGGACCACAAAGACCACAAGTACCGCGGTTCGCATCGCAGCAGAACGTGGTTTGATTTTGTCGAGAAAACGTTCCATGCGGGTACGCTTTTTCTCTGAGTAGCGGACAAAATCGGTAAATTCTTGTGGGTCGATGGGGTCGAGTTTCACACCAGCATCCTGTAGGCGCATTTGAAGTGAGCAGTATTTTTCTTGGCGGAGTCTTACTGCGTGTACCTTCGATGAAAGGAGTTCGTTATGTTACTTTTTTAAAAAAGTAACCAAAAACTTTGCCATTCGCTGAACTCGCAAATTTCCATGCAAACCGGTAATGCAGGTTTGACTCAGACAGCAGCGAATGGCGTTTAGGGACAATGAATCGAAGTGATCCTTATCCTTGAATCTTTTCTTTTATTCAGCACCATCTGGAACAAAGACATAACCTACGCCCCATACGGTCTGGATATAACGGGCACGCGCCGGGTTTTCTTCTACCAGACGACGCAGGCGAGACACTTGAACATCAATCGAGCGTTCCATTGCGCCCCATTCACGACCACGTGCCAGATTCATGAGCTTGTCACGTGTTAATGGCTCACGTGGATGCTGTACTAAAGCTTTCAGTACGGCAAATTCACCCGTTGTCAGGGTGACCACCTGACCTTCACGCGTTAAGGTGCGAGTAGAAAGATCAAGTGACCATGGACCAAAGCTGACCACTTCCATTTGCTGGCTTGGCGCACCTGGTACTTCACGAACTTGGCGACGTAAGATGGCGCGGATACGTGCTAATAACTCATTTGGATTAAATGGTTTAGGCAGATAGTCATCCGCACCGGCTTCAAGTCCTGCG is a window of Acinetobacter sp. ASP199 DNA encoding:
- a CDS encoding acetyl-CoA hydrolase/transferase family protein is translated as MSLDRIRLASLHNKVMSAEQAAQFIEDGMTVGMSGFTRAGEAKAVPLALVQQAKANPLKITLITGASLGNDLDKQLTEAGVLARRLPFQVDSTLRKAINKGEVMFIDQHLSETVEQMRNQQLKKPDVAVIEAVAITEDGGIIPTTSVGNSASFAIFAEKVIVEINTNLSPAFEGLHDIYIPTYRPTRQAIPLTKVDERIGTHAINIDPAKIVGIVFNGEYHDSPSTVTAPDDETQSIANHLIAFFEKEVAAERLPKNLGPLQAGIGSIANAVLTGLKESNFEDLIMYSEVLQDCTFELIDAGKMKFASGSSITLSAKYGEKVFNNLEQYKDKLVLRPQEISNHPELVRRLGIIGINTALEFDIYGNVNSTHVCGSKMMNGIGGSGDFARNAHIAIFVTKSIAKGGDISSVVPMASHVDHTGHDVDVLVTEQGLADLRGLAPRERARAIIDNCVHPMYKDALNDYFDRACVRGGQTPHLLNEALSWHANFEETGSMLASAKEAKSA
- a CDS encoding ATP-binding protein; this encodes MKLDPIDPQEFTDFVRYSEKKRTRMERFLDKIKPRSAAMRTAVLVVFVVLFSLVMSIWFFWRTLYLPEIQQHARYLAVELEILNNPDLRMFHHDQEVDIDTYLKNRIGIEYITDPKQYPNIREKVIAEFFTSKIEEKLAKELRIDRATVYFQFKPSPQIWIQTPEMNGHWVREPLKTYANYSPELIFAWLLGTPLIAGIIILTLVRQLNRPLRRLQEAANSYSETGSAPYLDTNHGPLEIRQVNHAFNHMIYTLEQTERERRIMLAGISHDLRTPLTRIRLSAEMMPDEDFLKEGLIYDVEDMDAILNQFISFMRDGSDEEPQETNVNALLQELVTQFKPLDIRFTPQELPLIQARSMSLKRLIGNLINNSKRYGAEPVELSAQIEQDQLFIKVADHGEGIPEDQIEDLMQPFVRGNSARTVQGSGLGLAIVKRIVDIHAGELYIHNRPEGGLEAMISLPIHHAEPEQTAPPTTLDKIRQTITGHF
- the ompR gene encoding two-component system response regulator OmpR, which encodes MSLVVPAEKPDAVHTETDRVERILVVDDDVRLRTLLQRFLEDKGFVVKTAHDATQMDRLLQRELFSLIVLDFMLPVEDGLSICRRLRQSNIDTPIIMLTARGSDSDRIAGLEAGADDYLPKPFNPNELLARIRAILRRQVREVPGAPSQQMEVVSFGPWSLDLSTRTLTREGQVVTLTTGEFAVLKALVQHPREPLTRDKLMNLARGREWGAMERSIDVQVSRLRRLVEENPARARYIQTVWGVGYVFVPDGAE